Part of the Labrenzia sp. PHM005 genome is shown below.
GCACGCGCCACACCTCCTCAATCGCCTGACACTCTATGTCCGCAGCGTGAAAGATGTAGCGGATTTCTATTGCCGCCACTTCGGCTATACCGCTCTTCCGGCCGCCGGTGGCCTCATCGAATTAAAGGCACCTGATGCGGGATGCGATCTTCTGCTGCACCCGTTGGCCAAGGGCCGGAAAGCCGGACAGACGCTGGTCAAACTGGTATTCCAAGTGGAGGATGTTGAAACTGCAAAGTCCGGTTTTGCGGTACACGGGCTCGATTTTGGGCCAATTCATCAGGGCAACGGCTATCAATTCGCCAATGCCAAGGATCCGGCAGGTAATGCAATATCAATTTCCAACCGGATTTTTCAGGCGTCCTGAAGCCACTTCACAGGCTGTCACACCGCCGGACGTTTGATATAGTTGGCGCATGTCCGTTGCAATCATCCCCCTTGCCAAAAACCTTGGGCCCTCCTTGCGCCGCTGGCGGGTGATCAATCGTGTCAAACAGCAGGCACTGGCAGAGGAACTGAAGGTTTCACAATCGAAGATTTCCAGATGGGAAAACGGCACTTCAGAGCCGGAAAGTCCGGAGTTGCGGAGACTTTTAAACTTGCTCGAAGCCCGGCCGGAGACGGCTGCAGACCGGGCGCTGCAGGCTCTGGTCATGCAGTCGTCTCACCCGGTGCATCTGGTTTGTGATCTGACCCACCGGCTGCTGGCAGCGTCCCCAAAAAGAACACGCGACTGGCACATACCGCTGTCTGACTTGATGCATAAGCCCCTCTGGCGTTTTGCCTCTGGCGGCATCCGGGACGCGGAAGACACTCTCGGCGACAACGGCTGGTACGAGCCGCTCGGGCCGGACATTGTCTTTGACACCGAACGGGCTGATTTTGCCGAAATGACCATTCCGAAAAGCCGGATCCGGATTACCCGTTTGCCGCTGTCAGACGGCCGGTTTGTGCGCCTAGTGCGCGATGACGTGACAGTTGCTGCATAAATTATTCAAGCCCTCGCCGGAAACATCTGTGTGCGATAATCTCGCCGCATGACATCTGAGCCAAAAAAATCCCCTGCTCCAGCGATGGACGCTACCCGGCTGGCTGGTCTGCTTGCCTTTTTGCAAGAAGCCGAGCGGCTGAAGGATACGCTTCGATCCGGAACCACCCGGCAGAACCGGCCAGAAAGCACTGCCGAGCACAGTTGGCGCCTCTGCTTGATGGTTCTGCTGTTTGAACGCGAGCTTGCGGACATCGATATGCTGAGGCTTCTAAAGCTGTGTGTGATCCACGATCTGGGTGAGGCGATTTCCGGTGATGTGCCGGCTCCCTTTCAAACTCCCGACGATGACCGCGAAGCGGTCGAGCGCCGGGATTTCGTGGATCTGTGCAGACCTCTACCGGATGACTTGAAGGCTGAGTTGCTGGGTCTCTTTGATGAGTATTCTGCGGCAGAAACAGCAGAGGCAAAGCTCGCCAAAGGTTTCGACAAGCTGGAGACCATTCTGCAGCATCATCTGATGCCTAGTGCCGACGCGGAATTTCACACCTTTAATCTCGGCTACGGTTTGGAGCGGACTAACGCCCTCCCGCTCACCGGGCAGATCCGTGATGTGGTGGACCAGCAAACCCGCCAGATCATCAACCGGCTTACGCAGGTAAAGGCTGATTGAGAGACGAGGCGTATCGCCTACGCACAAACCCGCATTTGGTAAGCAATTTCTTGAACCTTCCCCTGACAGCCGCCACATTTTAAAGCGCCTAACAAGAACCACAGGTGGACGAGCAGATGTACAAGATCCTTCCGCGCAGTGACGGCGCCGTTTTGGGTGTCGAGGTTTCCGGAACAGTCACGATCGAAGAAGAGAAGGAACTGATCGACAAGGCCAATGAACTGGTATCCAAATACGGCAAGGCCAGTTTTCTGGTCGTTCTTGGCGATCACGTCGGCGTTTCATTTGAGGCTGCTGCGGCCGACATCAAGTGGATCGTGACGCACATGAACAAGATCGCCCGGCTCGCTATCGTCACAGACAGCAAACTCCTGGCAGCGTTGGTCGACATTGATGCGACCTTCGCCAAACTGGCCGGTATCAGCGAAAAACACTTCGACAGTGACGAACTTGATCAAGCCTGGGAGTGGATCGAAGAGACTATGCCGACGCCGTAAGCAGTTCTTCATCGCTCAA
Proteins encoded:
- a CDS encoding VOC family protein, encoding METNTLSVFVFRELSKALALPDALRRHTLELHAPHLLNRLTLYVRSVKDVADFYCRHFGYTALPAAGGLIELKAPDAGCDLLLHPLAKGRKAGQTLVKLVFQVEDVETAKSGFAVHGLDFGPIHQGNGYQFANAKDPAGNAISISNRIFQAS
- a CDS encoding HD family hydrolase, which codes for MTSEPKKSPAPAMDATRLAGLLAFLQEAERLKDTLRSGTTRQNRPESTAEHSWRLCLMVLLFERELADIDMLRLLKLCVIHDLGEAISGDVPAPFQTPDDDREAVERRDFVDLCRPLPDDLKAELLGLFDEYSAAETAEAKLAKGFDKLETILQHHLMPSADAEFHTFNLGYGLERTNALPLTGQIRDVVDQQTRQIINRLTQVKAD
- a CDS encoding helix-turn-helix transcriptional regulator, with protein sequence MSVAIIPLAKNLGPSLRRWRVINRVKQQALAEELKVSQSKISRWENGTSEPESPELRRLLNLLEARPETAADRALQALVMQSSHPVHLVCDLTHRLLAASPKRTRDWHIPLSDLMHKPLWRFASGGIRDAEDTLGDNGWYEPLGPDIVFDTERADFAEMTIPKSRIRITRLPLSDGRFVRLVRDDVTVAA
- a CDS encoding STAS/SEC14 domain-containing protein, translating into MYKILPRSDGAVLGVEVSGTVTIEEEKELIDKANELVSKYGKASFLVVLGDHVGVSFEAAAADIKWIVTHMNKIARLAIVTDSKLLAALVDIDATFAKLAGISEKHFDSDELDQAWEWIEETMPTP